In one Novosphingopyxis iocasae genomic region, the following are encoded:
- a CDS encoding leucyl aminopeptidase, protein MDIRFSADRPQDADVLVIPVGEGGADAGALGIAQGAMVAGAAKSARFEGKAGQSFSTFAEEDGSAVRVLLVGTGKDGFDKAGGAISAQLLTSGAKHASLKADGLSAEQAAEIAYGAKLRSWRIDTYRTQLKDHEKPSLNALTLVGAPDGTEDRWTRLDAIAEGVAFTRELVSEPANIIYPESFVERARAKMEPLGVTLRVLDEPEMEKLGMNALLGVSMGSEKPGRLLALEYMGGKDGEKPIVFVGKGVTFDTGGISLKAPQGMEDMKWDMGGAGAVAGAMTAIAGRKAKANVIGICGLVENMPDGKAQRPGDVVTSMSGQTIEVINTDAEGRLVLCDALHWAQETYDPEYIVDLATLTGAMLISLGHEQAGLFSNDDGLADKLTAAGKTSGDPLWRLPLGKAYDKLLDSPIADMKNVGPRSAGSITAAQFLQRFIHDGVKWAHLDIAGMAWADKDSATAAKGATGFGVRLLDRLIADNFEG, encoded by the coding sequence ATCGATATCCGCTTTTCCGCAGACCGCCCGCAAGACGCCGACGTCCTCGTCATTCCCGTAGGTGAGGGCGGCGCGGATGCCGGTGCTCTAGGCATTGCGCAGGGCGCAATGGTGGCAGGTGCCGCCAAGTCCGCCCGTTTCGAGGGCAAGGCCGGGCAGAGCTTCTCCACTTTCGCCGAAGAAGATGGCAGCGCCGTGCGCGTGCTGCTGGTCGGCACCGGCAAGGATGGTTTCGACAAGGCTGGCGGCGCCATCAGCGCGCAGCTGCTCACCTCGGGCGCGAAGCATGCCTCGCTGAAGGCCGACGGCCTGAGCGCCGAGCAGGCTGCCGAGATTGCCTATGGCGCGAAGCTGCGCAGCTGGCGGATCGATACCTATCGCACACAGCTGAAGGATCATGAAAAGCCCAGCCTGAACGCGCTGACGCTGGTCGGTGCGCCGGACGGCACCGAGGATCGCTGGACGCGCCTCGACGCGATTGCAGAGGGCGTGGCCTTCACGCGCGAGCTGGTGTCGGAGCCAGCCAACATCATCTATCCGGAAAGCTTCGTTGAGCGTGCGCGTGCCAAGATGGAGCCGCTCGGTGTCACCTTGCGCGTGTTGGACGAGCCGGAGATGGAAAAGCTCGGCATGAACGCGCTACTCGGCGTTTCGATGGGTTCGGAGAAGCCGGGCCGCTTGCTCGCGCTCGAATATATGGGCGGCAAAGACGGCGAGAAGCCGATCGTGTTTGTCGGTAAGGGCGTTACTTTCGATACCGGCGGCATTTCGCTAAAGGCCCCGCAGGGCATGGAAGACATGAAGTGGGATATGGGCGGTGCTGGCGCTGTTGCCGGCGCCATGACCGCGATTGCCGGGCGCAAGGCCAAGGCGAATGTCATCGGCATTTGCGGCCTGGTAGAGAATATGCCGGACGGAAAGGCCCAGCGCCCCGGCGATGTGGTCACTTCCATGAGCGGCCAGACGATCGAGGTCATCAACACCGACGCCGAAGGCCGTCTGGTGCTGTGCGATGCGCTGCACTGGGCGCAGGAAACCTACGATCCGGAATATATCGTCGATCTTGCCACGCTGACCGGTGCGATGCTGATCTCGCTCGGCCATGAGCAGGCGGGCCTGTTCTCGAACGATGACGGTCTGGCCGACAAGCTGACCGCGGCGGGCAAGACGTCGGGCGATCCGCTGTGGCGGCTGCCGCTCGGCAAGGCCTATGACAAGCTGCTCGACAGCCCGATCGCAGACATGAAGAATGTGGGGCCGCGGTCCGCCGGTTCGATCACCGCCGCGCAGTTCTTGCAGCGCTTTATCCACGACGGCGTGAAGTGGGCGCATCTCGACATCGCGGGCATGGCCTGGGCGGACAAGGATA
- a CDS encoding peptidylprolyl isomerase, with the protein MKFTNLLGMSAALSLLAPTALPAQTVNETPVPNVGLDMPDGLTLFGNDDPNVRRATAVVNGSIITGTDVDQRMALIVAANGGNIPDAEKQRLRLQVLRNLIDETLQIQEAAANDISISADEIGQTYARVAQQNGQGSAAAFDQYLRSIGSAPASLHRQIQAELAWSRLLRRNISPFINVSDDEVQSIIDRLNESKGTTEYRLGEIYLAATPENEAQVVAQARNIVKQISEGGSFVAYARQFSEASTAAVGGDLGWVRPAQLPTSLAEAAQQMQPNQLVGPIQSPGGVSILYLIDKRQILTADPRDAQLSLKQISIKFPANASQAAAQPILDRFAQETQDIRGCGNADDIAATLNADVVNRDGVRLGDLPGPLQEVMAKLEIGRSTPPYGSLEEGVRVFVLCGRDDAQVGNAPSFDQIQSRLEEDRVSRRAQIYLRDLRRDAIIDYN; encoded by the coding sequence ATGAAATTCACCAATCTTCTCGGCATGAGTGCGGCGCTGAGCCTGCTGGCCCCCACCGCCCTGCCCGCGCAGACGGTCAACGAAACGCCGGTGCCCAATGTGGGCCTTGATATGCCGGACGGCCTGACCCTGTTCGGCAATGATGATCCCAATGTGCGCCGCGCAACCGCGGTGGTGAACGGATCGATCATCACCGGCACCGATGTGGACCAGCGCATGGCGCTGATCGTGGCGGCCAATGGCGGCAATATTCCCGATGCCGAAAAGCAGCGGCTGCGTCTTCAGGTGCTGCGCAATCTGATCGATGAGACGCTGCAGATCCAGGAAGCCGCGGCCAACGACATCTCGATCAGTGCGGACGAAATCGGCCAGACCTATGCCCGTGTTGCCCAGCAGAACGGCCAGGGCAGCGCCGCCGCGTTCGACCAGTATCTGCGCTCCATCGGCTCCGCGCCCGCATCGCTGCATCGCCAGATTCAGGCTGAGCTGGCGTGGAGCCGGCTCCTGCGCCGTAACATCAGCCCTTTCATCAACGTCAGCGATGACGAGGTTCAGTCGATCATTGACCGGCTGAACGAGAGCAAGGGCACCACCGAATATCGCCTGGGCGAAATCTATCTCGCCGCGACGCCGGAAAATGAGGCGCAGGTGGTGGCGCAGGCGCGCAATATCGTGAAGCAGATCAGCGAAGGCGGCAGCTTCGTAGCCTATGCGCGCCAGTTCTCCGAAGCGTCTACCGCGGCGGTGGGCGGCGATCTGGGTTGGGTACGCCCCGCGCAGCTTCCCACCTCGCTCGCCGAAGCGGCGCAGCAGATGCAGCCGAACCAGCTGGTCGGCCCGATCCAGTCGCCCGGCGGCGTTTCGATCCTCTACCTGATCGACAAGCGGCAGATCCTGACGGCCGATCCCCGCGACGCGCAGCTCAGCCTCAAGCAGATCTCGATCAAATTCCCGGCCAATGCCAGCCAGGCCGCCGCGCAGCCGATCCTGGATCGCTTCGCGCAGGAAACGCAGGACATTCGCGGCTGCGGCAATGCGGATGATATTGCCGCAACGCTGAACGCGGACGTCGTGAACCGCGACGGCGTGCGTCTGGGCGATCTGCCGGGGCCGCTTCAGGAGGTGATGGCGAAGCTGGAAATCGGTCGCTCCACCCCGCCATACGGTTCGCTGGAAGAAGGCGTGCGCGTGTTCGTGCTGTGCGGCCGTGACGATGCGCAGGTCGGCAATGCCCCGTCCTTCGATCAAATCCAGTCACGCCTGGAGGAAGACCGCGTATCGCGCCGGGCGCAGATCTATCTGCGCGATCTGCGGCGCGATGCCATTATCGATTACAACTGA
- a CDS encoding LPS-assembly protein LptD — translation MRSQKPGLYAACGLAMAIALAAGAPAGAQERSQQDGAFDAPDVPIPPAESAATSTPPAPQMPLAPPSDSDQIGFAADTLNYDSDAEIVTASGNVELARDGYQVFADQIEWNRNSGEVVATGSVRALSPNGDIAYGDRVTLSDSLREGAIENLLLVMKEGGRLAAVRGERLPSGVVQLQRAAYTPCAVVDSKGCPKDPTWQVNAVRVTYDPNKERVSYSGARIELFGLPLIPLPGLSHPLGDRTEGGLLVPNIGYTNNNGAELQLPYLIPLGPNRDIVITPYIFSEVLPMVSASYRELNELGAYQITGYGTYSRQTSITGAPVSQQQFRGYIDASGELRPDEYWTLRGSIRRVTDRTFLRRYDISRDDRLRSTIQAERIDSNSYFRLAGWAFQTLRVGADQGLVPLVLPEIDYRRKIADPLLGGQIMLQANSLAIGRTEGQDTQRAFAQARWDKRLVSDLGQLLTFTLLGRGDLYHSSENDLPRTLIYRGEPGFQSRFIATAAADASWPFVGQAFGGTQIITPRVELVATPAVDNSRIPNEDSRAVDLEDINLFSLNRFPGYDRYEDGYRVVYGIDYSLLTTNLSIHANIGQSYSFTEEPTAFPDGTGLSRQLSDIVGRTDIRYKNFVRLTHRYRLDKDGFKVRRNEIDALVGSEKTYAEIGYLRLNRDISTAVEDLRDREELRAGARVAFARYWSVFGSAIVDLTDAEEDPLADSDGFRPIRHRLGIAYDDECISLGLTWRRDYQKVGDAQRGNSFLFRLAFRNLGV, via the coding sequence ATGAGATCGCAAAAGCCGGGATTGTACGCTGCATGCGGCCTCGCGATGGCGATTGCGCTGGCCGCCGGCGCGCCTGCCGGGGCGCAAGAACGCAGCCAGCAGGACGGCGCTTTCGATGCGCCCGATGTTCCGATTCCGCCTGCCGAAAGCGCCGCAACCAGCACTCCGCCCGCGCCGCAAATGCCCTTAGCGCCGCCAAGCGACAGCGATCAGATCGGCTTTGCTGCCGATACCCTGAATTACGACAGCGATGCGGAAATCGTCACCGCCAGCGGGAATGTGGAGCTGGCGCGCGATGGCTATCAGGTGTTCGCCGACCAGATCGAGTGGAATCGCAACAGCGGAGAGGTGGTGGCAACCGGATCGGTCCGCGCGCTCAGCCCTAATGGCGATATCGCTTATGGCGACCGCGTCACCCTGTCGGACAGCCTGCGCGAGGGCGCGATCGAGAACCTGCTGCTCGTCATGAAGGAAGGCGGCCGCCTGGCCGCGGTACGCGGGGAGCGGTTGCCCAGCGGCGTGGTGCAGCTGCAACGCGCCGCCTACACACCGTGCGCGGTGGTCGACAGCAAAGGCTGTCCGAAGGACCCGACTTGGCAGGTCAATGCCGTGCGCGTCACCTATGATCCCAACAAGGAACGCGTCAGCTATTCCGGTGCGCGGATCGAATTGTTCGGCCTGCCGCTGATACCCCTGCCCGGCCTGTCGCATCCCTTGGGCGACCGCACCGAAGGCGGGCTGCTGGTGCCCAATATCGGCTATACCAACAATAATGGCGCAGAATTGCAGCTGCCCTATCTGATCCCGCTCGGCCCCAACCGGGACATCGTGATCACGCCCTATATTTTTTCCGAAGTGCTGCCGATGGTCAGCGCCAGCTACCGTGAACTGAACGAGCTGGGCGCCTATCAGATCACCGGATACGGAACCTACAGCCGGCAAACCTCGATCACCGGCGCGCCCGTATCGCAGCAGCAGTTCCGCGGTTATATCGACGCCAGCGGGGAACTGCGCCCGGACGAATATTGGACGCTGCGCGGATCGATCCGCCGGGTCACCGACCGCACCTTCCTGCGCCGCTACGACATCAGCCGGGACGATCGGCTACGTTCCACCATCCAGGCGGAACGGATCGATTCGAACAGCTATTTCCGCCTTGCCGGCTGGGCCTTCCAGACGCTGCGTGTCGGCGCGGACCAAGGGCTGGTTCCGCTGGTGCTGCCGGAGATCGATTATCGCCGCAAGATCGCCGATCCGCTTCTTGGCGGGCAGATCATGCTGCAGGCCAACAGCCTCGCCATCGGCCGGACCGAAGGGCAGGACACGCAGCGCGCCTTTGCGCAGGCACGCTGGGACAAGCGGCTGGTGTCAGACCTTGGCCAGCTTCTCACTTTCACCTTGCTGGGCCGCGGAGACCTTTACCACAGCAGCGAGAACGACCTGCCCCGGACGCTGATCTATCGCGGAGAGCCGGGGTTCCAGAGCCGCTTCATCGCCACCGCGGCGGCCGATGCCAGCTGGCCTTTTGTGGGCCAGGCGTTCGGCGGCACGCAGATCATCACGCCGCGCGTTGAGCTGGTCGCCACACCGGCGGTCGACAATAGCAGGATCCCGAACGAAGATTCGCGCGCCGTCGATCTGGAAGACATCAACCTCTTCTCGCTCAACCGCTTCCCCGGCTATGACCGTTACGAGGATGGCTACCGGGTGGTTTACGGCATCGATTACTCGCTGCTGACCACCAATCTGTCGATCCACGCCAATATTGGCCAGAGCTACAGCTTCACCGAAGAGCCAACGGCTTTCCCGGACGGCACAGGCCTGTCGCGGCAATTGTCCGACATCGTTGGGCGAACCGATATCCGTTACAAGAATTTCGTGCGGCTAACCCATCGCTATCGGCTGGACAAGGACGGGTTCAAGGTCCGCCGCAACGAGATCGACGCCCTGGTCGGCTCCGAGAAGACCTATGCCGAGATCGGATATCTGCGTCTCAACCGCGATATCAGCACCGCTGTGGAAGACCTGCGCGATCGTGAGGAACTGCGCGCTGGCGCGCGCGTGGCCTTTGCGCGCTACTGGTCCGTGTTCGGATCGGCCATCGTCGATCTTACCGATGCCGAGGAGGACCCGTTGGCGGACAGCGACGGCTTCCGGCCGATCCGCCATCGCCTTGGCATTGCCTATGATGACGAGTGCATCAGCTTAGGGCTTACCTGGCGGCGCGACTATCAGAAGGTGGGCGATGCCCAGCGCGGCAACAGCTTCCTGTTCCGGCTGGCATTTCGTAATCTGGGCGTATAA